The nucleotide sequence AACACTGTGACCCCCAAGGTTTGAATCCAAGATCAACCTTTGACGGCAAATGAtttgcttgtttagttcataaTCACGATCATCCATCTTGTATACTAATTTTTCAATCTTGCCTAGGTTAAAGTTTGATTTGTATGATTTAGAATCCATCAAAGACATTCTTTGTGATGTTATTTCAGTTTTCTAAATAATCCAAAACAATACAACGTGAAAAACTGTTGTGCTCAAATGTTCAATGGAATTGGACCCATTATGGACTTTTGAATCCGGAGCCCAAAGATCCATAAATTTGGAACACACAAATTGAATCTAACAATTTTCATTAACTCATTCTGCTAGCCCACTTCACACAAACCAACGactcatatttctttttcacATAATTGTGCAGTTCAAATTTGTGGATTCCTAAGCTCCGGACACTAAGGTCCAAAGTGGGTCCAATTCCATGTTCAGTGAGCCCATCATTTCTAATCCTCTTAGCTAAAAGAAATGAGAATCAACAGAGTACCAAGAAcgtataattaaatatttttaaccaaCACGACTATAAATCTTCTGCACATAGTAGAAGTGCCAAATCAACTTATTGGGTTGTTAATGGGTACTCGTTAAGACttgtttaatttgatattaTCAGAATGTAGTGGTGAGATTGATAGAAATGATAATGATGTAATgtgaaatcaaattaaatacGCCTTAATGGGTATCTATTAGCAATCTAATGAGTTAATTTGACACCCCATAACATATAGCGTCAACGTATACAACTGCGGGCAGAGCAGACCAACTGTCTAACAAAAGTAGATTAAGTAGATAGATAAAGAGAGTAGTTGACATCAAACAAAAATTTAGGTAAGTAATTCAAGCGCAATCTACGGCAATCTAACTACTTTGTATTCAATGTGAACAATCAAAGTCATCTAACCTCCAACATGAACGTAAATGCAAATCAAGATGGACCAACTAATACTATATACTACCCATGTGCTCCTTCCGTCGTGGACGAAAGATTGTCACTTGTAAAAATccgcaacttaaaaaataaataaaaattcgtGTAGCAACTTCTTCTACTAACACTAATCTACTCTAAGAACAAGAACAGGAGAAAGTTTGAATCCGGATCACACGGTGATTTGAAGATGAATACCTTAACTCGCCATTGAaagtaaattagaaaaaaacCCCAAGATTTTAATCaagaaagaagatgaaaatAATCAGAATCAGAATCACCTGGCATTGAAAGCCAGTGGCACCAAATCGGACAGAGGGCTTGGACCGGCCGACGGAGCCGGAGAATTTCTACAAACCGGACACGTGGCGCTCATGCGAAGCCACTCATCGACGCATTCTGCATGGAAACAATGGTGGCAGTCCGGAATGCACCGTACTTGATCCTTGGGCTTGTACTCGGACAAGCAAATGGAGCACACCGCGTCGTTGCGCTGAGGGAGCCGCCGGCTTTCGCCGAGTACCAACTTTGGGTACGAGTCAATGGTGGGGTCGTCGAGGCCCGTGAGGACCACCACAGGCACCGTTGAGTTGCTTGTGGTGGAGAAGCGGCGGTTGCCGTCTTCGTAGTAGTTAGAAGTGGCATCGCCCGTGTGGCCTCTGCCGGTTGAGCCTTTAACTTTAACGCAGGCGTAAGAAGCGAGCATAATGGCGGAGATGAGGACGAGGATGCTGACGGCAATGGCTATGCCGTAGCCGACGCCGACACCAGGGGCTGATGCAGGTGACTCCGCCGTGAACATGAGAGAGAGATGTATAATTACGTAAAAGTGTATGAAAGGTGAGATTTGAAGAGGGCAGGGAGGAAGGAGGGTTTATAGGTGTGTGTTGAGAATTAGGTAGAGACAGTGGTGTCTGAAAGCCCGCCGGGGTCCGCgggaaaaaattaaattgattcCACCTTTGTAGTTTGTGTATTTATTGGGATTTATAGTGTCACCCAACTTTGGCTTTTAGATTGGAAACCGCAGTCACATGCCACTAGCCTTGAAGTGCTCTGGGTTTTATTAAGAGTTTTAAGTTATCCCACGTATAAAAAGTACAAAGCATACGGAGTCAAATTTGATTTGATGATGGGATTGCTGGAATATTATAAATATTACAATAACTATTTCACGTCAAATTTATATTCATATTTATATTAGAattaatctcagtttattactttaaatttttttagttttcaacattTTATACAATCAAGTTTCTTTTATCTCAATCTAttacctaaagtcataattttgaGTCACTTTCATGCATTCGTTAAGTTTTTCGTCAAAATCTCCGTGAATTGACGATATGGCACCCACATGGACAATGACTAGGCACTATGTCTCAATTTAGGATCCACGTggatattaaattattaaaaatttaaaaaaaaaattgaaattgaggggtaaatctcagtttactatcttgaagtttcttggttttcaatatttcatacattaagtttttttttcattccacTCTGGTACCTAAAGTGATAATTCTTAGataatttcatacatctgtCAAGCTTTCTGTTAAAATAGCACTTAACCTGGGAAGTGGCACCCACATGAATAGTGACTGGCGGCCACATGTCAATCTAGGAcccacgtggatattaaaattttgaaaaattttaaatgggttgcgaagtttcaattttttcacgTTACCCCTAAATGtttaaaaatgatattaatttacattttttgtctaatgaattatttgaatatttattaaattgatgacaCGATGAGTATAAAATCCGTAACTAAGTTTACATATAAGCTACATTTGCATTACAAAGCCTAAAACAGTAATCAATTTAAGGAATAATTAGATGTTGAAACATACAAAACTTTTAAAACATTACAGAGCAATATGAAAAAACTAAAACCTCATGGCCCAATTTAAAAATCACATGAAGGTAGTTAGCCCACACGTTTGTTAGACGGGTTTGTCTCCCGGGTACCGAAATAGATAACACGCATTTGGGCAGTTCGTCACGCACACGTAAAAGGTAACAATCATTTATTTCCTCCTCACAGccgaaatccaacggcccaaaCTCCTCTGCCAACCCGCTCAAATCCCAAAATATTACCAACAAAACCAACACCCTCCCCTCCCGCTTCCGTTCCACCGCCATTCCCTTCCTCCCCGAAATCACACGACCTTGAGGTATTTCTGCTTTCTTATAGCCCACCTTCCGTGCCCTCTTCTCGTGCGGTTCCTCTTCCTCAGCTTCCTTCCGGTCCGGCGGTCCGGTTCTTCTTTCCAGGTATTGTTATTGTTCTAATAGTGCCCAATAATTTGCATGCAACatcaaagaagaaatctttttattttattttatttcaatttgtttCTTGAGAATCCGGGTCGGATCCCTTTCTTGCTAATTCCTTCGTTTGTGTTGTGTTGGTAACGGGGAATGGGTGGGAAAGGGACTGGATTGCTGAGAAATGAATGAGAAAGTTGCATGGTGCATGTGAATTTGGGattattttctgtttgttttgttgaagAAAATGGAAATTTCCCCTTTAATTATATCTGCAAGTTTCAAAATTGTGGCCATTATTGCATGTTATAGGTCCTTAAtcctttcctaatatagaataATGTGGTAATTGGTTTCTTGCCTCTTGGGCAGCTTCCAatcgttttattttttgtaatgtgttatggaatggaatgaattgtCTGCGGCGAGCGAGTTGGAGAGTAATGGACACAAAtagttgtgttatttgatgCCAAAAATGTTTTATGCACATGTTTAGACTGAAATGGTGTGCTAATTATGCCTGATTTTTGTTACGTGGACGTTTAGTTGCTGCGCTTTTTTACTTCAAGATGGTTTAGTCatcttgggtttttttttttttttcctttcgatATTTTGTGATCATTAGCATTCTTACAGCTATTATTTGGTATCTGGTTTAAATTTGTAGGCTTTAGGTCATGTTAGACGGTTAAGAGTGCATGTTGTTTTAGGGAGTCTGTCAAACAATCATATTACTTTCTTTGCTTATTTTTCTTGGATCCAACATTTCCACACCAAGATATTAGGTTGCTTGGGTAACATTCATCGACATCATCGTGGTGTGGATGTGCAGCATAATCATTTATCATGGGCGCCATGGAAAATGTCAACAACAGAGAAGATCGTATTCCAGCAGAAGCTAGGGAGATTCTACAATCAATGGCTACCCAGTGGGACGATGTGGTAGATTCAAAGGCACTGCAGGTGATCCCTCTCAAGGGTGCAATGACTAATGAGGTTTTCCAAATAAAGTGGCCATCAAGGACAGGGGAACTGTCACATAAAGTTCTGGTTAGGATTTATGGTGAGGGTGTCGAGGTGTTCTTTGACAGGGATAATGAGATCCGGACGTTTGAACACATGTCAAAGAATGGTCAGGGACCTCGACTACTTGGGCGTTTTCCAAATGGCCGAATTGAAGAGTTCATCCATGCACGGGtactttcatttttatttatcttgCTGTCGTTCTCTATCAATCTCATAATTTGCACttaaactaataataaaaaatgttgtTTTCTATGGATCGTTACTGTTGAATTTCTTAAGAACACACAATATTCTTTCACCATTTCTACTTGGGTTTAGGAGTATATTGTATGCACCATGTTCTTTTTTTCCATCAACGCTCGGTATATTTCTAGTGCATAAGAATGCCATTCTAAATTGTCATGTCGTAGTGTTTTATGACTAACTTCCCTAGCTCAAGATCAACTTTTCTAACTAATACTAGTTTTTTCCGGAATTGATTAATTTGGTTTTACAATTCCTTCTATTGGTGGTTATGCATgagaaagataaaaaatatctatttttaatttcttgggTAACATGGATAAATTGCATAAAGAAGTGAATTAAAGAGTTATGTAGCTCAAACTATGGAAGAACATTTTTTGTTCCTTTCCTGATATTATCACTTTCACTTGTACATTTTCAGACACTCTCAGCATGTGATCTACGTGATCCGGATATATCTGCTCTTATAGCTTCTAAACTGAAGGAGTTCCACGAGCTCAATATGCCTGGTCCAAAGGTTGTCACCCTCTGGGATAGATTGCGGTACATTACTTTGTTTTTGCTCTATTATTCTCTGAAAATTTGAGATAATGCTATGTGTCTAAATTAAATGAGCTTAATTTGTCGCATAAATTACTGT is from Pyrus communis chromosome 10, drPyrComm1.1, whole genome shotgun sequence and encodes:
- the LOC137746592 gene encoding putative RING-H2 finger protein ATL69; translation: MFTAESPASAPGVGVGYGIAIAVSILVLISAIMLASYACVKVKGSTGRGHTGDATSNYYEDGNRRFSTTSNSTVPVVVLTGLDDPTIDSYPKLVLGESRRLPQRNDAVCSICLSEYKPKDQVRCIPDCHHCFHAECVDEWLRMSATCPVCRNSPAPSAGPSPLSDLVPLAFNAR